A part of Sinorhizobium chiapasense genomic DNA contains:
- the rocD gene encoding ornithine--oxo-acid transaminase yields MTTTEALIETEYRLGAHNYKPLDVVLSRGEGVYVWDIDGNRYLDCLSAYSAVNQGHCHPKIFKAMIEQAQKLTLTSRAFRNDQLAHFYEEIAALTGSHKVLPMNSGAEAVETAIKAVRKWGYEVKGVADDKAEIIVCSNNFHGRTMGIVGFSTDPDARSGFGPFAPGFKIIPFGDIDAFREAISENTVAFLVEPIQGEAGVIVPPAGYFTGVRELCTKHGITLILDEIQTGLGRTGKLLAEEHEGIEADVTLIGKALSGGFYPVSAVLSNSEVLGVLKPGQHGSTFGGNPLACAIARAALKALTEEDMIENSARMGERFQNGLRDIRSNIIRDVRGRGLMLAVELVPEAGGARKYCEALKARGILAKDTHGDTIRIAPPLVITEDQVDWAVEHFAAVLASA; encoded by the coding sequence ATGACGACAACTGAGGCCCTGATCGAAACCGAATACCGGCTGGGCGCGCATAACTACAAGCCGCTCGACGTCGTGCTTTCGCGCGGCGAAGGGGTCTACGTTTGGGATATCGACGGCAATCGCTATCTCGACTGCCTGTCGGCATACTCCGCCGTCAACCAGGGCCATTGTCATCCGAAGATCTTCAAGGCGATGATCGAGCAGGCGCAGAAGCTGACGCTGACCTCGCGCGCCTTCCGCAACGACCAGCTCGCGCATTTCTACGAGGAGATCGCAGCGCTTACCGGCTCGCACAAGGTGCTGCCGATGAACTCCGGCGCCGAAGCGGTCGAGACCGCCATCAAGGCGGTGCGCAAGTGGGGATACGAGGTCAAGGGCGTCGCCGACGACAAGGCGGAGATCATCGTCTGCTCCAACAATTTCCACGGCCGCACCATGGGCATCGTCGGCTTTTCGACCGATCCGGACGCCCGCAGCGGCTTCGGGCCGTTCGCGCCGGGTTTCAAGATCATTCCCTTCGGCGACATCGACGCGTTCCGCGAAGCGATCAGTGAAAACACCGTCGCCTTCCTCGTCGAGCCGATTCAGGGTGAAGCCGGCGTGATCGTGCCGCCAGCGGGATATTTCACAGGTGTGCGCGAGCTCTGCACGAAACATGGCATCACGCTCATTCTCGATGAAATCCAGACCGGTCTCGGCCGCACGGGCAAGCTGCTTGCGGAAGAGCATGAAGGCATCGAGGCGGATGTGACGCTGATCGGCAAGGCGCTGTCCGGCGGCTTCTATCCGGTCTCAGCCGTGCTTTCGAATTCGGAGGTGCTCGGTGTCCTGAAGCCCGGCCAGCACGGCTCGACCTTCGGCGGCAATCCGCTTGCCTGCGCGATTGCCCGGGCAGCGCTGAAGGCGCTCACCGAAGAGGACATGATCGAAAATTCCGCCCGGATGGGCGAGCGCTTCCAGAACGGCCTGCGCGATATTCGCTCCAATATCATCAGGGATGTTCGTGGCCGCGGCCTCATGCTCGCCGTCGAGCTGGTTCCGGAAGCCGGCGGCGCCCGCAAATATTGCGAGGCACTGAAGGCGCGCGGCATTCTTGCCAAGGACACCCATGGCGACACGATCCGCATCGCCCCGCCGCTCGTCATCACCGAAGACCAGGTCGATTGGGCGGTCGAACATTTCGCGGCCGTACTCGCCTCCGCATGA
- a CDS encoding formate dehydrogenase subunit delta gives MSPDTNAKLIYMANQIATFFKSQPAAEAAEGVATHINKYWEPRMRRKLFEHIDHGGEGLNPLVIEAASKIKRPEAA, from the coding sequence ATGTCGCCTGATACCAATGCCAAGCTCATCTACATGGCCAACCAGATCGCCACGTTCTTCAAGAGCCAGCCGGCAGCGGAAGCGGCTGAGGGCGTTGCGACCCATATCAACAAATATTGGGAGCCGCGCATGCGCCGCAAGCTTTTCGAGCATATCGATCATGGCGGCGAAGGACTGAACCCGCTGGTGATCGAGGCGGCTTCGAAAATCAAGCGGCCGGAAGCCGCGTAG
- the rocF gene encoding arginase, translating into MKTITLIGAPIEEGSGRRGAAMGPTALRIAGIDTVLAELGHTVHDEGDVRPLPARDLANHARANNLQMVAAFARALHDTVHDVARKGYFPIILGGDHALSMGSVSGMARHADEVGRPLFVLWLDAHADFNSPDTSPSGNMHGMPVAFFCGEAEFAPILASDRPLVDPKKVYQIGIRSVDAREREEITEHGVNVYDMRAVDELGMAQIMRQILDEVRAANGLLHVSLDVDFMDPEIAPGVGTTVPGGATFREAHLIMEMLCDSDLVSSLDVVELNPFLDDRGKSARILVELTASLFGRRILDRPTRGA; encoded by the coding sequence ATGAAGACCATTACCTTGATCGGCGCACCCATCGAAGAAGGTTCCGGACGGCGCGGCGCGGCCATGGGCCCGACGGCGCTGAGGATCGCCGGCATCGACACGGTTCTGGCCGAACTCGGCCATACGGTTCACGACGAAGGCGATGTCCGGCCGCTGCCGGCACGCGATCTCGCCAATCATGCGCGGGCCAACAACCTGCAGATGGTCGCAGCCTTCGCCCGCGCGTTGCACGACACCGTGCACGACGTCGCGCGCAAGGGATATTTCCCGATCATCCTCGGTGGCGACCATGCGCTTTCCATGGGCAGCGTCTCCGGCATGGCCCGCCACGCCGACGAGGTCGGCCGGCCGCTTTTCGTCCTCTGGCTCGATGCCCATGCCGACTTCAATTCGCCCGACACTTCGCCCTCCGGCAACATGCATGGCATGCCCGTCGCCTTCTTCTGCGGCGAGGCGGAATTCGCCCCGATCCTCGCCAGCGATCGGCCGCTGGTCGACCCGAAGAAGGTCTATCAGATCGGCATTCGCTCGGTCGACGCGCGCGAGCGCGAGGAGATCACCGAGCACGGCGTCAATGTCTACGACATGCGCGCCGTCGACGAACTGGGCATGGCCCAGATCATGCGTCAGATCCTCGATGAGGTCCGCGCCGCCAACGGCCTCTTGCATGTGAGCCTCGACGTCGATTTCATGGACCCGGAAATTGCGCCCGGTGTCGGGACCACCGTTCCAGGCGGCGCGACATTCCGCGAAGCCCACCTGATCATGGAGATGCTCTGCGACAGCGATCTCGTCTCCTCGCTCGACGTCGTCGAACTCAACCCCTTCCTCGATGACCGCGGCAAGAGCGCCCGTATCCTGGTCGAGCTCACGGCAAGCCTCTTCGGCCGTCGCATTCTTGACCGGCCGACCCGCGGCGCATGA
- the fdhF gene encoding formate dehydrogenase subunit alpha, whose protein sequence is MSLIHEIDYGTPASKSEKQVTLTIDGREITVPEGTSIMRAAMEAGIEVPKLCASDMMDAFGSCRLCLVEVEGRAGMPASCTTPVAQGIVVSTQTARLKDVRRGVMELYISDHPLDCLTCAANGDCELQDMAGAVGLRDVRYGYDGANHVKARNNGEINRQWAPKDESNPYFTFDSAKCIVCSRCVRACEEVQGTFALTISGRGFDSRVSAGMNEDFVSSECVSCGACVQACPTATLTEKSVIEIGQPEHSVVTTCAYCGVGCSFKAEMRGEELVRMVPWKDGQANRGHSCVKGRFAYGYSSHKDRILNPMIREKVTDPWREATWEEAFAHVASEFRRIQYQYGRDSVGGITSSRCTNEETYLVQKLVRAGFGNNNVDTCARVCHSPTGYGLNQTFGTSAGTQDFDSVEHTDVAIIIGANPTDGHPVFASRLKKRLREGAKLIVIDPRRIDLVRSAHIEASYHLPLKPGTNVAILTSLAHVIVTEGLANEAFIRERCDWSEYEDWAAFVAEPYHSPEATEAYTGVPAGLVRGAARLYATGGNGAIYYGLGVTEHSQGSTTVMAIANLAMVTGNIGRPGVGVNPLRGQNNVQGSCDMGSFPHELPGYRHISDDATRDIFEKLWGVTLNNEPGLRIPNMLDAAVEGTFKALYIQGEDILQSDPDTKHVAAGLAAMECVVVQDLFLNETANYAHVFLPGSTFLEKDGTFTNAERRINRVRKVMRPKNGYADWEVTQKLAQAMGLHWNYRHPSEIMDEIAATTPTFAMVSYDYLDKMGSVQWPCNEKAPLGSPIMHVDGFVRGKGKFIRTEYVATDEKTGPRFPLLLTTGRILSHYNVGAQTRRTENVVWHPEDRLEIHPHDAEQRGIRDGDWIRLASRSGDTTLRSLITDRVAPGVVYTTFHHPTTQANVITTDFSDWATNCPEYKVTAVQVSPSNGPSDWQRDYDEQARQSRRISGKLEAAE, encoded by the coding sequence CTCACCATCGATGGTCGCGAGATCACCGTGCCGGAGGGCACCTCGATCATGCGCGCAGCCATGGAGGCCGGCATCGAGGTGCCGAAGCTCTGTGCATCCGACATGATGGACGCCTTCGGTTCCTGCCGCCTCTGTCTCGTGGAAGTCGAGGGACGCGCCGGAATGCCGGCCTCGTGCACGACCCCGGTCGCGCAGGGGATCGTGGTTTCCACCCAGACAGCGCGCCTCAAGGACGTGCGCCGCGGCGTGATGGAACTCTACATCTCCGACCATCCGCTCGACTGCCTGACTTGTGCCGCCAATGGCGATTGCGAACTGCAGGACATGGCCGGAGCCGTGGGTCTGCGCGATGTTCGCTACGGCTATGACGGCGCGAACCACGTCAAGGCGCGCAACAATGGCGAGATCAATCGGCAATGGGCGCCGAAGGACGAATCCAATCCCTATTTCACTTTTGATTCGGCGAAATGCATCGTCTGCTCGCGCTGTGTTCGCGCCTGCGAAGAAGTGCAGGGCACCTTTGCGCTGACGATCAGCGGCCGCGGCTTCGACTCCCGCGTCTCCGCCGGCATGAACGAGGATTTTGTTTCATCAGAATGCGTCTCGTGCGGCGCCTGCGTGCAGGCCTGCCCGACGGCGACGCTGACCGAAAAATCGGTGATCGAGATCGGCCAGCCGGAACATTCGGTCGTCACCACCTGTGCCTATTGCGGCGTCGGCTGCTCCTTCAAGGCGGAAATGCGCGGCGAGGAACTGGTGCGGATGGTGCCGTGGAAGGACGGCCAGGCGAACCGCGGCCATTCCTGCGTCAAGGGGCGTTTCGCCTACGGCTATTCGAGCCACAAGGATCGCATCCTCAACCCGATGATCCGCGAGAAGGTCACCGATCCCTGGCGCGAGGCCACCTGGGAAGAGGCCTTTGCGCACGTCGCCTCCGAGTTCCGCCGCATCCAGTATCAGTACGGCCGCGATTCCGTCGGCGGCATCACCTCATCGCGCTGCACCAACGAGGAGACCTATCTCGTGCAGAAGCTGGTGCGCGCCGGTTTCGGCAACAACAATGTCGATACCTGCGCCCGCGTCTGCCATTCGCCGACCGGCTACGGTCTTAACCAGACCTTCGGCACCTCCGCCGGCACGCAGGATTTCGACAGCGTCGAGCATACGGATGTCGCGATCATCATTGGCGCCAACCCGACCGACGGACATCCGGTCTTCGCTTCGCGGCTGAAGAAGCGTCTGCGCGAGGGCGCCAAGCTGATCGTCATCGATCCTCGCCGGATCGATCTCGTCCGCTCTGCCCATATCGAAGCCTCTTACCATCTGCCGCTGAAGCCCGGCACCAACGTCGCCATCCTGACGTCGCTCGCCCATGTCATCGTTACTGAAGGCCTCGCCAATGAAGCCTTCATCCGTGAGCGCTGCGACTGGTCGGAATATGAGGATTGGGCGGCCTTCGTTGCCGAACCCTATCACAGCCCGGAAGCGACCGAGGCTTATACGGGCGTACCGGCAGGGCTCGTCCGCGGCGCGGCGCGGCTTTACGCCACCGGCGGCAACGGCGCGATCTATTACGGCCTCGGCGTCACCGAGCACAGCCAGGGCTCGACGACCGTCATGGCGATCGCCAACCTCGCCATGGTGACCGGCAACATCGGCCGGCCCGGGGTGGGCGTCAATCCGCTGCGCGGTCAGAACAACGTGCAGGGCTCCTGTGATATGGGGTCGTTCCCGCACGAATTGCCCGGCTACCGGCACATCTCCGATGACGCGACGCGCGACATCTTCGAGAAGCTCTGGGGCGTTACGCTCAACAACGAGCCGGGCTTACGTATCCCCAACATGCTCGATGCCGCCGTCGAGGGCACCTTCAAGGCGCTCTACATTCAGGGCGAGGATATCCTGCAGTCGGATCCGGACACCAAGCACGTCGCCGCCGGTCTTGCCGCGATGGAATGCGTCGTGGTGCAGGATCTCTTCCTCAACGAGACGGCAAACTACGCCCACGTCTTCCTGCCGGGCTCGACGTTCCTCGAAAAGGACGGCACGTTCACCAATGCCGAACGCCGCATCAATCGCGTTCGCAAGGTGATGCGGCCGAAGAACGGCTATGCCGATTGGGAGGTGACGCAGAAGCTCGCCCAGGCCATGGGGCTTCACTGGAACTACCGCCACCCGTCCGAGATCATGGACGAGATCGCGGCGACGACGCCGACCTTCGCGATGGTCTCCTACGACTATCTCGACAAGATGGGTTCGGTGCAGTGGCCGTGCAACGAGAAGGCGCCGCTTGGTTCGCCGATCATGCATGTCGACGGTTTCGTCCGCGGCAAGGGCAAGTTCATCCGCACGGAATATGTAGCGACCGACGAGAAGACGGGCCCACGCTTCCCGCTGCTTCTGACCACCGGCCGCATCCTCAGCCACTACAATGTCGGCGCCCAGACGCGTCGCACGGAAAATGTCGTCTGGCATCCGGAGGACCGGCTGGAGATCCATCCGCATGACGCTGAACAACGCGGCATTCGCGACGGCGACTGGATCAGGCTTGCCAGCCGTTCGGGTGACACGACGCTCAGATCGCTGATCACCGATCGCGTCGCGCCTGGCGTGGTTTACACCACCTTCCATCACCCGACGACGCAGGCAAACGTCATCACCACCGACTTCTCCGACTGGGCGACCAACTGCCCGGAATACAAGGTGACCGCGGTGCAGGTCTCGCCCTCCAACGGTCCGTCCGACTGGCAGCGCGACTATGACGAGCAGGCCCGGCAGTCGCGCCGCATCAGCGGCAAGCTGGAGGCGGCGGAGTAG
- a CDS encoding chemotaxis protein CheW → MTGTLRTAGFDGETLEIIAFRLHDQEFCVKTTTIREIRGWAPSTPIPHSPPEVIGVMNLRGTVIPIIDLAHKLGMKSTVANERSAIVVAEVHNMVIGLVVDRVSDILTVQGSQVQPVPEVTASFDKSFAEGIIANESGMICFLNLSRMFKERDVEELAA, encoded by the coding sequence ATGACAGGCACATTGAGAACGGCCGGATTTGACGGCGAGACGCTGGAAATCATAGCGTTCCGTCTTCACGATCAGGAATTTTGCGTCAAGACCACGACGATCCGTGAAATCCGCGGCTGGGCACCGTCGACGCCCATCCCGCATTCGCCTCCGGAAGTCATCGGCGTGATGAACCTGCGCGGCACCGTGATCCCGATCATCGACCTTGCCCACAAGCTCGGAATGAAATCGACCGTCGCCAACGAGCGCAGCGCGATCGTCGTCGCCGAAGTGCACAACATGGTCATCGGCCTCGTCGTCGACCGCGTCTCCGACATTCTCACAGTCCAGGGCAGCCAGGTTCAGCCTGTGCCGGAAGTGACGGCTTCCTTCGACAAGAGCTTTGCCGAAGGCATCATCGCCAACGAATCGGGCATGATCTGCTTCCTCAATCTTTCCCGCATGTTCAAAGAACGCGACGTCGAAGAACTCGCCGCCTGA
- a CDS encoding plasmid pRiA4b ORF-3 family protein, whose product MPASLVRLKITLDHVEPTVMRRVVVPFRIKLHRLHEVLQAAMGWSNSHLYEFRIRDVGFGLPDQDWGDGPLDARKISLLAAVEDIGAKSFKYLYDFGDGWTHSIKIERTFPVIGPAEPMLLEAAGRCPPEDIGGPWGYQEFREALADPTHERHAELVEWWGSNEYDPDQGNFAELNKAVDDLAAKWARKSRRKI is encoded by the coding sequence ATGCCGGCTTCTCTGGTCCGCCTGAAGATCACCCTCGACCACGTCGAACCGACGGTGATGCGGCGCGTTGTGGTGCCGTTCCGCATCAAGCTCCATCGCCTTCATGAGGTGCTGCAGGCGGCGATGGGCTGGAGCAACAGCCACCTTTACGAATTCCGCATCCGCGACGTCGGCTTTGGTCTGCCTGATCAGGACTGGGGAGATGGCCCGCTCGATGCGCGCAAGATCTCGCTGCTGGCGGCAGTCGAAGACATCGGCGCGAAATCGTTCAAGTACCTTTACGACTTCGGCGACGGCTGGACGCACAGCATCAAGATCGAGCGCACGTTCCCCGTCATCGGCCCTGCGGAGCCAATGCTTCTCGAAGCAGCCGGACGTTGCCCTCCCGAGGACATCGGCGGGCCATGGGGCTATCAGGAGTTCCGCGAGGCTCTCGCCGATCCGACCCACGAGCGGCACGCCGAGCTCGTCGAATGGTGGGGCAGCAACGAATACGATCCGGACCAGGGCAACTTCGCCGAGCTCAACAAAGCCGTCGATGATCTGGCGGCAAAGTGGGCCCGCAAATCACGCCGAAAAATCTGA
- a CDS encoding Lrp/AsnC family transcriptional regulator, whose protein sequence is MDDLDQALISALRQNARTPVSTLSAMTGVSRATVAARIDRLVANGTIAAFTIRTGSEIPASGVRAVVMIEVHGKMADRVADQLRGLPQVRALHSTNGRWDFIAELEDRDLVSFDETLRRIRLIDGITVTETNILLKTSKMSGAS, encoded by the coding sequence ATGGACGATCTCGACCAAGCCCTCATCAGCGCGCTCCGACAGAATGCGCGCACACCGGTCTCGACGCTTTCGGCGATGACGGGCGTGTCGCGTGCGACCGTTGCTGCGCGCATCGATCGGCTGGTGGCAAATGGAACGATTGCGGCCTTCACGATCCGGACCGGCTCGGAAATTCCGGCGTCCGGTGTGCGCGCTGTCGTCATGATCGAAGTTCACGGCAAGATGGCCGACCGCGTTGCGGATCAATTGCGCGGCTTGCCGCAGGTCAGGGCACTCCACAGCACCAACGGACGATGGGATTTCATCGCTGAACTGGAGGATCGCGACCTCGTCAGCTTCGATGAAACGCTCCGGCGCATCCGGCTCATCGACGGCATCACCGTGACCGAGACCAATATCCTCCTGAAGACCAGCAAGATGAGCGGAGCGTCCTGA
- the fdhD gene encoding formate dehydrogenase accessory sulfurtransferase FdhD produces MTDFKTSVKVAEAARRAGTLVAGSRVVPEETPIALTYGGSTHAVMMATPADFEDFAVGFSLTEGIITEPDQIEAVDVVAEDKGIDLQITLRDEENDMLRQRRRHMAGPVGCGLCGIESIEQAVRLTPDVSGATLRLSQADVVKSVALLNGQQPLHFETRAVHGAAFYVPGKGLIAVREDVGRHNALDKLVGAAARAGFKGGEGAVVVTSRVSVEMVQKTAIIGSPVIIAISAPTALAIRTAEEAGMTLIALVRGDEFEIFTHAARIHPGAVADVA; encoded by the coding sequence ATGACCGATTTCAAGACGAGCGTAAAGGTCGCTGAAGCTGCGCGCCGCGCCGGGACTCTTGTCGCCGGGTCACGCGTGGTGCCCGAGGAGACGCCGATCGCATTGACCTATGGCGGTTCCACGCACGCAGTGATGATGGCGACGCCCGCCGACTTCGAGGATTTTGCCGTCGGCTTCAGCCTGACCGAAGGGATCATCACCGAGCCGGACCAGATCGAGGCCGTCGACGTCGTGGCCGAGGACAAGGGCATCGACCTGCAGATTACGCTCCGGGACGAAGAGAACGACATGCTGCGGCAGCGGCGCCGGCACATGGCCGGTCCGGTCGGTTGCGGCCTTTGCGGCATCGAATCGATCGAGCAGGCTGTCCGCCTTACCCCGGATGTCTCTGGGGCGACGCTCAGGCTTTCGCAGGCGGACGTCGTCAAGTCCGTCGCCCTGCTCAACGGCCAGCAGCCGCTGCATTTTGAAACGCGTGCGGTGCATGGCGCGGCGTTCTATGTGCCGGGAAAGGGCCTGATTGCGGTACGCGAGGACGTCGGACGCCACAACGCGCTCGACAAGCTCGTGGGTGCGGCGGCGCGCGCCGGCTTCAAGGGCGGTGAGGGTGCCGTCGTCGTCACCTCGCGCGTATCGGTCGAGATGGTTCAGAAGACCGCGATCATCGGGAGCCCGGTGATCATTGCCATTTCGGCCCCGACGGCGCTCGCCATTCGCACGGCAGAAGAGGCGGGCATGACGCTGATTGCGCTCGTGCGCGGCGACGAATTCGAAATCTTCACCCATGCCGCGCGCATACATCCCGGAGCTGTTGCCGATGTCGCCTGA